One window of the Rhodococcus sovatensis genome contains the following:
- a CDS encoding PPOX class F420-dependent oxidoreductase translates to MATFEEIADGKYVSLTTFKKDGTTVATPLWGARDGDRLLVWTTADSWKVKRIKRNATVTVAPCSARGKVTGDAVDGVAELLDSAGTEKARAAISSKYGILGWLTVKGSSLRRGKSGTVGISVVPA, encoded by the coding sequence ATGGCCACGTTTGAAGAGATCGCAGACGGAAAGTACGTCTCGCTCACGACGTTCAAGAAGGACGGCACGACCGTCGCGACACCGTTGTGGGGAGCGCGGGACGGCGACAGGCTATTGGTCTGGACCACCGCGGACTCGTGGAAGGTCAAGCGGATCAAGCGAAACGCCACGGTGACTGTTGCGCCGTGCTCGGCTCGTGGGAAAGTTACGGGCGATGCCGTCGACGGTGTCGCCGAATTGCTCGACTCGGCCGGTACGGAGAAGGCGCGAGCTGCGATCTCTTCGAAATACGGCATCCTCGGATGGTTGACGGTCAAGGGCAGTTCGCTACGACGCGGCAAGTCGGGCACTGTAGGCATTTCGGTCGTACCGGCCTGA
- the cobN gene encoding cobaltochelatase subunit CobN, which translates to MILLLSTSDTDLLSARASGADYRWGNPSRLLADDVPELAAAADLIVLRILGSKRSWEEGVDAVLATGLPVVVLGGEQAPDAELMELSTVPGNVAAQAHNYLAEGGPENLAQLFAFLSDTVLLTGHGFSAPAHTPTWGVLERTQQADATGPVIAILYYRAQHLAGNTAYIDALSAAVETAGGRALPIFCASLRTAERELLDTLKSADAMIVTVLAAGGTKPSGASAGGDDEAWDVAELAALDVPILQGLCLTSSRATWEENDDGLSPLDVATQVAVPEFDGRLITVPFSFKEIDGDGLTTYVPDHERAARVAGIAVRHAKLRHIPASDRRIALMFSAYPTKHARIGNAVGLDTPASAIALMAEMRGAGYDLGPVDGPDSIPGLAARDGDALIHALIARGGQDPDWLTAEQLEGNPIRISAARYRSWFARLPEDLTSAVEEHWGPAPGDLYVDRSSDPDGEIVIAAMQFGNVVIMVQPPRGFGERPVAIYHDPDLPPSHHYLAAYRWIQASTVDGGFGADAMVHLGKHGNLEWLPGKTLGMSASCGTDAALGDLPLIYPFLVNDPGEGTQAKRRAHATLVDHLIPPMARAESYGDIARLEQLLDEHANICALDPAKLPAIRQQIWTLMTAAQMHHDLGLEERPDEEVFDDMLLHVDGWLCEIKDVQIRDGLHILGQEPVGDAEVELVLAMLRARQMWGGEQSVPGLREALGLSEDGDEERVRVDEVESIAHGLVAEMQQTQWNPAEAERVAGTHGSTVAEILRFAATEVVPRLRGTSREIDQVLHALDGGFIAAGPSGSPLRGLINVLPTGRNFYSVDPKAVPSKLAWETGQAMAESLLARYRQDHGDWPKSVGLSVWGTSAMRTSGDDVAEVFALLGVSPVWDEASRRVTRLAVIELEELGRPRIDVTVRISGFFRDAFPHVLALLDDAVRLVAALDEPADQNFVRAHAQADLAEHGDERRSTTRIFGSKPGTYGAGLLQLIDSKTWRSDTDLAQVYTTWGGFAYGRGLDGVPASDDMRTAYKRIAVAAKNTDTREHDIADSDDYFQYHGGMVATVRALTGKSPEAYIGDSTRPESVRTRTLSEETARVFRARVVNPRWLEAMRRHGYKGAFEMAATVDYLFGYDATTNVVADWMYEKLAETYVLDEQNQKFMQQSNPWALHGIAERLLEAAEREMWAEPDAQILDGLRRIYLETEGDLEGD; encoded by the coding sequence GTGATCCTGCTGCTGTCCACGTCGGACACCGATCTACTCAGCGCGCGAGCAAGCGGCGCCGACTACCGCTGGGGGAATCCGTCCAGGCTGCTCGCCGACGATGTTCCCGAGCTGGCTGCGGCTGCCGACCTGATCGTTCTACGAATCCTCGGATCCAAACGTTCATGGGAGGAGGGAGTGGACGCAGTACTCGCCACGGGGCTTCCCGTAGTCGTACTCGGTGGCGAGCAAGCACCCGACGCAGAGTTGATGGAATTGTCGACGGTTCCGGGGAACGTCGCCGCACAGGCACACAACTACCTCGCCGAAGGCGGGCCGGAGAATCTAGCGCAGCTCTTCGCCTTCCTCTCCGACACTGTGCTCCTCACCGGCCATGGATTCTCCGCTCCGGCGCACACACCGACCTGGGGTGTTCTCGAACGCACGCAGCAGGCAGATGCAACGGGCCCCGTCATTGCGATTCTGTATTACCGCGCCCAACATCTCGCCGGGAACACCGCCTACATCGACGCGCTGAGTGCGGCCGTCGAGACGGCCGGCGGTCGGGCGCTGCCGATATTCTGCGCGTCTCTTCGGACTGCCGAGCGAGAGCTTCTGGACACACTGAAGTCGGCCGACGCGATGATCGTGACCGTGCTGGCGGCCGGCGGGACCAAGCCTTCGGGTGCGTCGGCGGGAGGGGACGACGAGGCATGGGACGTCGCGGAGTTGGCAGCTCTCGACGTACCGATCCTGCAGGGACTGTGCCTGACCAGTAGTCGCGCGACATGGGAGGAGAACGACGACGGTCTCTCGCCGCTCGATGTCGCCACTCAGGTCGCCGTTCCCGAGTTCGACGGGCGACTCATCACAGTTCCGTTCTCGTTCAAGGAGATCGACGGTGATGGCTTGACTACGTACGTCCCCGATCACGAGCGGGCGGCGCGAGTGGCAGGAATCGCAGTTCGGCACGCGAAGCTGCGGCACATTCCGGCGTCGGATCGGCGGATTGCGCTCATGTTCTCGGCGTACCCGACCAAGCATGCCAGGATCGGCAACGCAGTCGGACTCGATACTCCGGCCAGCGCGATCGCCTTGATGGCCGAGATGCGCGGCGCTGGCTACGATCTCGGACCCGTAGACGGTCCGGATTCAATCCCGGGGTTGGCAGCGCGCGACGGTGATGCCCTCATCCACGCGTTGATCGCCCGTGGTGGTCAGGATCCGGACTGGCTGACAGCCGAGCAACTCGAGGGCAACCCGATTCGCATCTCTGCTGCGCGGTATCGGTCGTGGTTCGCTCGTTTGCCCGAGGACCTGACGTCCGCGGTCGAGGAGCATTGGGGTCCCGCGCCGGGCGATCTGTACGTCGACCGATCTTCGGATCCCGACGGTGAGATCGTGATCGCAGCGATGCAGTTCGGAAACGTCGTCATCATGGTGCAGCCGCCGCGCGGTTTCGGCGAGAGACCTGTTGCGATCTACCACGATCCGGATCTTCCGCCGAGCCACCACTACCTGGCAGCCTACCGCTGGATTCAAGCCTCGACCGTCGACGGCGGATTCGGGGCGGACGCGATGGTGCATCTCGGCAAGCACGGCAATCTCGAATGGTTGCCCGGAAAGACACTCGGGATGTCCGCATCGTGCGGTACCGATGCCGCGCTCGGCGACCTGCCGCTGATCTACCCGTTCCTCGTCAACGATCCCGGTGAAGGAACTCAGGCCAAGCGCCGTGCGCACGCAACCCTCGTCGACCATCTCATACCTCCGATGGCCCGCGCAGAGAGCTACGGCGACATTGCACGTCTCGAGCAGCTGCTCGACGAGCATGCCAACATCTGCGCCCTCGACCCCGCAAAACTGCCTGCCATTCGTCAGCAGATCTGGACACTGATGACAGCAGCTCAGATGCACCACGATCTCGGTCTGGAGGAGCGGCCCGACGAGGAAGTATTCGACGACATGCTTCTTCACGTCGATGGTTGGCTATGCGAGATCAAAGACGTGCAGATTCGAGACGGACTGCACATTCTCGGGCAGGAACCTGTTGGCGACGCCGAAGTCGAGCTCGTCCTCGCCATGCTGCGAGCACGTCAGATGTGGGGCGGTGAGCAGTCCGTTCCCGGTCTGAGGGAAGCTCTCGGCCTCAGCGAAGACGGCGACGAGGAACGTGTCCGCGTCGACGAAGTCGAGTCGATCGCACATGGTCTTGTCGCGGAGATGCAGCAGACTCAGTGGAACCCAGCCGAAGCTGAGCGGGTTGCCGGCACGCACGGTTCTACGGTCGCGGAGATTCTCCGGTTTGCAGCCACCGAGGTGGTGCCTCGTCTGCGGGGAACCTCTCGTGAGATCGATCAGGTTCTGCATGCGCTCGACGGCGGTTTCATCGCCGCGGGCCCGAGCGGTTCGCCGCTGCGAGGCTTGATCAACGTGCTGCCGACCGGTCGCAACTTCTATTCGGTCGATCCGAAGGCCGTGCCGTCGAAGCTTGCGTGGGAAACAGGTCAGGCGATGGCCGAATCGCTGTTGGCACGATACCGACAGGACCATGGGGACTGGCCGAAGTCGGTCGGGCTCTCGGTGTGGGGTACATCGGCCATGCGTACGTCCGGGGACGATGTCGCCGAGGTCTTCGCGCTTCTCGGAGTGTCACCGGTGTGGGACGAGGCATCTCGCCGCGTCACGAGGCTTGCGGTGATCGAGCTCGAGGAACTCGGCCGACCGCGCATCGACGTCACGGTGCGCATCAGCGGTTTCTTCCGCGATGCGTTTCCCCATGTGCTGGCGTTGCTCGACGACGCAGTGCGACTCGTCGCAGCACTCGATGAGCCCGCGGATCAGAACTTCGTTCGCGCACATGCCCAGGCCGATCTTGCCGAGCATGGCGATGAAAGACGTTCGACGACAAGAATCTTCGGATCGAAGCCGGGTACCTACGGTGCGGGCCTGCTGCAGTTGATCGACAGCAAGACCTGGCGCAGCGATACCGATCTTGCGCAGGTGTACACGACGTGGGGCGGTTTTGCGTACGGACGAGGGCTCGACGGGGTCCCCGCATCGGACGACATGCGAACTGCATACAAACGGATCGCAGTAGCGGCGAAGAACACCGATACTCGAGAGCACGACATCGCCGACTCGGACGACTACTTCCAATACCACGGGGGCATGGTTGCCACAGTCCGTGCGTTGACAGGCAAGTCGCCCGAGGCGTACATCGGGGACAGCACGAGGCCCGAGTCCGTACGCACCCGCACGTTGTCGGAGGAAACTGCCCGCGTGTTCCGTGCACGCGTGGTCAATCCGCGGTGGCTCGAGGCGATGCGCCGACACGGGTACAAGGGCGCGTTCGAGATGGCAGCGACTGTCGACTACCTATTCGGGTACGACGCCACCACCAACGTCGTTGCAGACTGGATGTACGAGAAACTCGCCGAGACCTATGTCCTCGACGAGCAGAATCAGAAGTTCATGCAGCAATCGAACCCGTGGGCGCTGCACGGCATCGCCGAGCGGCTGCTCGAGGCCGCCGAACGCGAGATGTGGGCAGAACCGGATGCTCAGATCCTCGACGGGCTACGGCGGATCTATCTGGAAACAGAAGGAGATTTGGAAGGGGATTAG
- a CDS encoding alanine--tRNA ligase-related protein, with the protein MDARAIRSAYLQFYSARGHHPIERANLVPRNDPTTLFNGSGMQQLLPYLLGAEHPDGTRLTDSQPCVRVQDIEEVGDNRHTTFFEMLGNWSLGDYFKSEQIPWFWEFLTEVVGLDPARIYVTCFAGDERNGIPKDTESAEIWSSLFGAAGIDADQVDLGTEHLGGALGNHGARIAFYGGKNWWCRAGAAEAMPVGEPGGPDSEVFYLYPDVQHDTAYGQYCHQNCDCGRYIELGNSVFMQYARTEDGFASLPRRNVDYGGGLERIAAAALNSPDVFRSSLLWPIVEELQSVTGKTYDTHTTAMRVVADHLRGAVFLAVDGVRPSNKEQGYVLRRLVRRAIRYAFELGVEENFLQKIVPVIADLYRDAYPEVAEHHDDVVAALVKEEKAFRQTLRRGLRELVRMSDRLVTGEELFVLYDTYGFPVELSVEEARSNSISVSDQWRTEFDTKMREQRERSRAANKMHL; encoded by the coding sequence ATGGATGCCAGAGCCATACGCAGCGCCTACCTGCAGTTCTACTCGGCACGCGGACATCATCCGATCGAGCGGGCGAATCTCGTGCCGCGAAACGATCCGACAACACTCTTCAACGGCAGTGGAATGCAACAACTCCTGCCCTATCTGTTGGGCGCAGAGCATCCCGACGGAACGCGCCTGACCGACAGTCAGCCGTGCGTCCGCGTCCAGGACATCGAAGAAGTCGGCGACAACCGCCATACGACCTTCTTCGAAATGCTCGGCAATTGGAGCCTGGGCGACTATTTCAAGTCCGAGCAGATTCCGTGGTTCTGGGAGTTTCTGACCGAAGTCGTCGGGCTCGATCCCGCCCGGATCTACGTGACCTGCTTCGCCGGAGACGAGCGGAACGGCATCCCGAAGGACACCGAAAGCGCCGAAATCTGGTCCTCGCTGTTCGGCGCTGCGGGCATCGATGCCGACCAGGTCGACCTCGGAACCGAGCATCTCGGCGGCGCTCTGGGCAACCACGGCGCTCGCATCGCGTTCTACGGCGGCAAGAACTGGTGGTGCCGGGCCGGGGCAGCCGAAGCGATGCCGGTCGGCGAGCCTGGTGGACCGGACTCAGAGGTCTTCTACCTTTACCCGGACGTCCAACACGACACTGCATACGGTCAGTACTGCCACCAGAACTGCGACTGCGGCCGATACATCGAGCTGGGCAACTCCGTGTTCATGCAGTACGCCCGTACCGAGGACGGTTTCGCGTCCCTGCCACGCAGGAATGTCGACTACGGGGGCGGCCTCGAGCGGATCGCCGCAGCAGCCCTGAACAGTCCGGATGTGTTCCGAAGCAGCCTTCTGTGGCCGATCGTCGAAGAGCTGCAAAGCGTGACGGGCAAGACCTACGACACGCACACGACAGCGATGCGGGTGGTGGCCGACCACCTTCGCGGCGCGGTCTTCCTCGCGGTCGACGGCGTACGTCCGAGCAACAAGGAGCAGGGTTACGTCTTGCGCCGCCTTGTTCGGCGTGCGATCCGATACGCCTTCGAGTTGGGGGTGGAGGAGAACTTTCTGCAGAAGATCGTGCCCGTCATCGCTGATCTCTATCGCGACGCATACCCCGAGGTGGCCGAGCACCACGACGACGTCGTCGCCGCGCTGGTCAAAGAGGAGAAAGCTTTCCGGCAGACCCTGCGACGCGGGCTACGAGAGCTCGTCCGAATGTCGGATCGGCTCGTGACCGGGGAGGAACTCTTCGTTCTGTACGACACATACGGATTCCCGGTCGAGCTCAGCGTCGAGGAGGCTCGCAGCAACTCGATCTCGGTCAGCGACCAGTGGCGAACAGAGTTCGACACGAAAATGCGCGAGCAGCGTGAACGGTCGAGAGCTGCGAACAAGATGCACTTGTAG
- the cobG gene encoding precorrin-3B synthase — protein MSSTDPRVVPDRCPGALSTHQAADGPLARVRLPGGQLTPGQMLVLSHAARDLGNGSMELTSRGNIQFRAVQDSDELARRLADAGLLPSPTHERVRNILASPLTGRVGGLVDVRELISMLDIAVCADRELADLPGRTLFALDDGRGDVITSIPDFAVRAVTPTAYALMLSGIDSHVRVAGSDVVDVLVASARAFVRMRTTEWRLSELDNGRARVLSELGLTPTETVEPLVAADGVPPIGWLPQDDGRVSLGGALAYGTLDARLGEFLAAIDTPLVMTPWRSLVICDLDENTAEAVVRVLAPMGLIFDENSPWIDASACTGSPGCEKSQADVRSDLREAIETGAVTRGDRQHWSGCERRCGKPKGDVLDVVAGPSGYRVS, from the coding sequence GTGAGTTCGACCGATCCCAGAGTTGTACCCGACAGATGCCCTGGTGCGCTGTCGACGCATCAGGCGGCCGACGGTCCGCTGGCTCGGGTTCGCCTACCCGGCGGACAATTGACGCCCGGGCAGATGCTCGTTCTCTCCCACGCCGCCCGTGATCTCGGCAACGGATCGATGGAGCTGACCTCCCGCGGCAACATTCAGTTCCGCGCGGTGCAGGACAGTGACGAGTTGGCCCGCAGACTCGCCGACGCCGGGTTGTTGCCGTCCCCGACGCACGAGCGCGTGCGGAACATACTCGCGTCGCCCCTGACCGGCCGCGTAGGCGGTCTCGTCGATGTACGCGAGCTGATATCGATGCTGGACATCGCCGTGTGCGCCGACCGCGAGTTGGCCGACCTTCCCGGACGGACGTTGTTTGCACTCGACGACGGCCGAGGTGACGTGATCACGTCCATCCCGGATTTCGCGGTGCGCGCCGTGACCCCCACGGCTTATGCACTGATGTTGTCCGGAATCGACTCGCACGTGCGAGTCGCTGGCAGCGACGTCGTCGACGTCCTGGTGGCGTCAGCGAGAGCCTTCGTCCGCATGCGCACCACCGAGTGGCGGCTGAGCGAACTCGATAACGGTCGCGCACGTGTACTCAGCGAGTTGGGTCTCACACCGACCGAGACCGTCGAGCCCCTCGTCGCGGCGGACGGTGTTCCGCCGATCGGCTGGCTACCCCAGGACGACGGCCGGGTGTCCCTCGGCGGCGCGCTCGCGTACGGCACCCTCGACGCCCGCCTCGGCGAGTTCTTGGCTGCGATCGACACCCCGCTCGTCATGACTCCCTGGCGCAGTCTCGTGATCTGCGATCTCGACGAGAATACGGCCGAGGCCGTCGTGCGAGTCCTCGCACCGATGGGCCTGATCTTCGACGAGAATTCGCCGTGGATCGACGCCAGCGCATGTACCGGATCTCCGGGGTGCGAGAAGTCGCAGGCAGACGTTCGATCCGACTTGAGGGAAGCGATCGAGACCGGCGCCGTCACACGCGGCGATCGTCAACATTGGTCGGGTTGCGAGCGTCGATGCGGCAAACCGAAGGGCGATGTACTCGATGTCGTTGCCGGACCTTCCGGCTACCGGGTGTCCTGA
- a CDS encoding precorrin-8X methylmutase: protein MHDYIRDGAEIYRQSFATIRAEADLSSFSPDIAQVVVRMIHASGEVDLTEVVAATPNVVRDARAALNAGAPILCDANMVAAGVTRRRLPADNEVVCTLSDPTVHALAEKMGTTRTAAALELWGDRLGGAVVAIGNAPTALFQLLGMLAGGAPKPAAIVGGPVGFIGAAESKEDLIASGLGVEYLVVRGRRGGSAITAAAVNAIASEEE, encoded by the coding sequence ATGCACGACTACATCCGCGACGGTGCGGAGATCTACCGACAGTCCTTCGCAACCATCAGGGCCGAAGCAGATCTATCGTCGTTCTCCCCCGACATCGCCCAGGTCGTCGTCCGCATGATCCACGCAAGCGGTGAAGTCGATCTGACCGAGGTGGTGGCCGCGACGCCGAATGTCGTGCGCGATGCACGCGCGGCTCTGAACGCCGGCGCACCGATACTGTGCGACGCGAACATGGTGGCAGCCGGCGTGACTCGCAGACGCCTACCTGCCGACAACGAGGTTGTCTGTACGTTGTCCGACCCGACGGTCCACGCTCTGGCCGAGAAGATGGGCACCACTCGCACCGCCGCCGCACTGGAACTATGGGGCGACCGACTCGGCGGCGCTGTTGTCGCGATCGGCAATGCACCGACCGCGCTGTTCCAACTTCTCGGCATGCTCGCCGGTGGCGCTCCGAAGCCTGCCGCCATCGTCGGTGGACCTGTCGGGTTCATCGGTGCAGCGGAATCCAAAGAGGATCTGATCGCGTCCGGACTGGGCGTGGAGTACCTCGTGGTTCGCGGTCGCCGCGGTGGTAGCGCGATCACCGCCGCCGCAGTGAATGCCATTGCGAGTGAAGAAGAATGA
- a CDS encoding precorrin-2 C(20)-methyltransferase — protein MTVTPGKLWGVGLGPGDPELVTVKAARVIGEADVIAFHSAQHGRSISRGVADRYMRDDQTEEHLVYPVTTETTDHPGGYQGAIDEFYERAAGRLAAHLQAGRSVALLAEGDPLFYSSYMHMHKRLADRFDVEVVPGVTSVSAASAALATPLVERDEVFTVLPGTLPAEELARRLRTTDAAAIMKLGRTFPTVVKALEMSGRLGEAKYVERASTEQQRVLDVADVDASAVPYFSIAVVPSPSNNRTEKPSCGEVVVVGLGPGADRWTTDEVRHELSTATDLVGYVTYLDRVAVRTGQIRHASDNRVESERAAFALDLAKRGKRVVVVSSGDPGVFAMAAAVLEVAAEPEWSDVPVRVVPGMTAANAVASRAGAPLGHDYAVISLSDRLKPWDIVATRLAAVAAADMAIAVYNPASKSRTWQVGAMRDLLLEHRGPDTPVVIGRAVGSDEESVRTVRLADLEPSEIDMRCLLIIGSSQTRIVRTGCGAQVFTSRRYP, from the coding sequence ATGACAGTGACACCGGGAAAGTTGTGGGGTGTAGGTCTCGGACCGGGCGACCCGGAACTCGTGACAGTCAAGGCTGCTCGAGTCATCGGCGAAGCCGACGTGATCGCCTTCCACAGCGCGCAACACGGGCGCAGCATCTCTCGAGGTGTCGCAGACCGATACATGCGAGACGATCAGACCGAAGAACATCTCGTGTATCCGGTGACGACCGAGACCACCGATCACCCTGGCGGCTACCAGGGCGCGATAGACGAGTTCTACGAACGTGCAGCGGGGCGGTTGGCCGCGCACCTTCAGGCCGGCAGATCAGTGGCTCTCCTCGCCGAAGGTGATCCGTTGTTCTACAGCTCGTATATGCACATGCACAAGCGGCTCGCCGACCGTTTCGACGTGGAAGTCGTTCCGGGCGTGACATCGGTCAGTGCGGCGTCGGCCGCGTTGGCGACTCCATTGGTCGAACGCGACGAAGTCTTCACGGTGTTGCCGGGAACGTTGCCGGCAGAGGAACTCGCGCGGCGCCTGCGCACAACGGATGCCGCTGCGATCATGAAGCTCGGTAGAACATTTCCGACCGTGGTGAAAGCACTGGAGATGTCGGGGAGGCTCGGCGAGGCCAAGTATGTGGAGCGCGCGAGTACGGAACAGCAACGCGTTCTCGATGTCGCGGACGTCGACGCTTCAGCCGTGCCGTACTTCTCGATCGCAGTGGTTCCGAGTCCCTCGAACAATCGAACCGAGAAGCCATCGTGCGGCGAGGTCGTCGTCGTCGGCCTAGGGCCTGGCGCCGACCGGTGGACGACGGACGAGGTTCGCCACGAGCTCTCCACTGCAACGGATCTCGTCGGGTACGTGACCTATCTGGACCGGGTGGCAGTGCGCACCGGGCAGATCCGTCATGCAAGCGACAACAGGGTGGAATCCGAGCGCGCGGCTTTTGCGCTGGACCTGGCCAAACGGGGTAAGCGCGTCGTCGTGGTGTCGTCCGGTGACCCGGGTGTGTTCGCGATGGCGGCCGCCGTCCTCGAAGTTGCGGCAGAACCCGAATGGTCCGACGTCCCGGTTCGGGTCGTACCGGGTATGACGGCGGCCAATGCGGTCGCGAGCCGAGCAGGGGCCCCGCTCGGACATGACTACGCCGTCATCTCGCTGTCGGATCGCTTGAAGCCGTGGGACATCGTGGCCACACGACTGGCCGCCGTAGCTGCCGCAGACATGGCGATCGCGGTGTACAATCCCGCTTCCAAGTCTCGAACGTGGCAGGTCGGGGCGATGCGCGATCTTCTACTCGAACACCGAGGGCCGGATACCCCGGTGGTGATTGGGCGGGCCGTCGGCAGCGACGAGGAATCCGTCCGTACCGTCCGCCTGGCCGATCTCGAACCGAGTGAAATCGACATGCGATGCCTGCTGATCATCGGGTCCTCGCAGACTAGAATCGTTCGGACCGGCTGCGGTGCTCAGGTTTTCACGTCCCGACGGTATCCCTAG
- a CDS encoding cobalt-precorrin-6A reductase, giving the protein MDRRQAVKVLLLGGTTESRALAELLEADRRIVVVTSLAGRVRRPTVPGGAWRLGGFGGAEGLAEWIEGNGIDVVVDATHPFASVISANARAAATATDVPLVQLVRPPWQPDTADDWVAAASMTDAAVIVESTAQRAFLAIGRQSVDAFAHIERTWFLVRSIDPPEVPMPPNHRSLLARGPFDVDDEISLLRDHRIDVVVSKNSGGAMTEAKIIAARALGVTVVMIERPQLPLGDVATESPEAVVDWLRSTDST; this is encoded by the coding sequence ATGGATCGCCGTCAAGCCGTGAAAGTCCTGCTACTAGGAGGCACGACGGAGTCGAGGGCTCTCGCCGAGTTACTCGAGGCAGATAGACGAATCGTCGTCGTGACGTCGCTGGCAGGGCGCGTGCGCCGGCCGACGGTGCCGGGTGGTGCATGGAGACTCGGCGGATTCGGTGGGGCCGAAGGCCTCGCAGAATGGATCGAGGGCAACGGCATCGACGTCGTCGTCGATGCCACCCATCCATTTGCTTCGGTGATATCGGCGAATGCCCGCGCCGCCGCGACCGCCACCGACGTTCCCCTCGTCCAGCTCGTGCGACCGCCATGGCAGCCCGACACGGCGGACGACTGGGTAGCCGCCGCGTCGATGACCGATGCGGCTGTGATTGTCGAATCGACCGCGCAGCGGGCCTTTCTGGCAATCGGACGGCAGAGTGTGGACGCATTTGCACACATCGAGCGGACATGGTTTCTCGTTCGCAGTATCGATCCGCCCGAGGTTCCGATGCCTCCGAATCACCGATCTCTACTGGCGCGAGGACCTTTCGACGTCGACGACGAGATTTCTCTTCTGCGCGATCATCGCATCGACGTGGTAGTCAGCAAGAACAGCGGAGGAGCGATGACAGAAGCGAAGATCATCGCAGCACGCGCCCTCGGCGTCACCGTCGTGATGATCGAGCGACCGCAGTTACCCCTCGGCGATGTCGCCACCGAGTCCCCGGAGGCGGTAGTGGACTGGCTGCGATCGACCGATTCGACCTAG
- the cbiE gene encoding precorrin-6y C5,15-methyltransferase (decarboxylating) subunit CbiE codes for MAKAPPLTALPIDVVGIGADGWDGLTESARRVVAEADMVFGSARQLASLPLSAERRRCWPSPLLPSLRPLIDEFDGKQICVLASGDPMFHGIGVSLVREFGAARLRVIPAPSSLSLACARLGWAVHTTTTVSVVNSPVSTLLPALSNGVRVLALSRNEQTPAEVAALLRDAGFGRSSVTVLEQLGGPDERILSGTAALWAHAAGHALNVVAIECVADPRAVRATRVPGLPDSVYSGDGQLTKSEVRALTLAALAPAPGELLWDVGGGSGSIAIEWMRTDPRCRATVFESSPSRCAQIDTNATALGVPGLKIAPGNAPKSFDSSIPDAVFIGGGLTAPGMIDGCWERLASGGRLVANAVTVESEALLLTCVTRFGGSLRKFQIYRAEPLGSFTSWRPQLPVAQWIAVKP; via the coding sequence GTGGCGAAAGCTCCCCCGTTGACGGCACTTCCGATCGATGTCGTCGGTATCGGCGCCGACGGGTGGGATGGGCTCACGGAGTCGGCGCGGAGGGTCGTCGCAGAAGCGGACATGGTGTTCGGTTCGGCGCGGCAGCTCGCTTCGCTGCCACTGAGCGCCGAGCGCCGTCGCTGCTGGCCGAGCCCACTGCTTCCGAGCCTGCGGCCCTTGATCGACGAGTTCGACGGCAAGCAGATCTGTGTACTCGCGAGCGGCGACCCGATGTTCCACGGGATCGGCGTCAGCCTGGTTCGAGAGTTCGGTGCGGCCCGGCTACGAGTGATTCCTGCGCCGTCGTCGCTGTCGCTGGCCTGTGCTCGGCTCGGATGGGCGGTGCACACCACGACGACCGTGAGCGTCGTTAATTCACCTGTCTCGACCTTGTTGCCCGCATTGTCCAACGGAGTACGAGTATTGGCCCTCTCCCGAAACGAGCAGACCCCTGCAGAAGTAGCCGCGTTGCTTCGCGATGCCGGTTTCGGTCGATCGAGTGTCACCGTGCTGGAACAGCTCGGCGGCCCCGACGAGAGAATCCTGTCCGGCACCGCGGCGCTCTGGGCACACGCAGCCGGACATGCGCTGAACGTCGTTGCCATCGAGTGCGTTGCGGATCCTCGTGCTGTTCGAGCGACTCGTGTTCCCGGGCTACCGGACAGTGTGTATTCCGGCGACGGGCAGCTCACCAAGTCAGAGGTCCGTGCTCTCACGCTCGCTGCGCTGGCACCGGCTCCCGGTGAACTTCTCTGGGACGTCGGTGGGGGTTCGGGGTCTATTGCGATCGAGTGGATGCGTACCGACCCGAGATGTCGTGCAACGGTGTTCGAATCGTCGCCGAGCAGGTGTGCGCAGATCGACACCAACGCGACGGCGTTGGGCGTACCGGGACTGAAGATCGCTCCCGGTAACGCGCCGAAGTCCTTCGACTCGTCGATCCCCGATGCGGTGTTCATCGGCGGCGGCCTCACCGCACCGGGCATGATCGATGGCTGCTGGGAGCGCCTTGCGTCAGGCGGTCGATTGGTGGCGAACGCTGTCACCGTCGAGTCCGAAGCGCTTCTGCTGACATGTGTGACGCGCTTCGGCGGTTCGCTGCGCAAGTTCCAGATCTACCGCGCAGAGCCTCTCGGTTCCTTCACCAGCTGGCGCCCACAGCTTCCCGTTGCGCAATGGATCGCCGTCAAGCCGTGA